A genome region from Chloroflexia bacterium SDU3-3 includes the following:
- a CDS encoding glycosidase, whose product MVTTTTTEPTILGSALPNIPWQERPAGCSDVVWRYDANPIIPRNATPTSNSVFNSAVVPFEGGFAGVFRCDNRNRDMNLHRGFSKDGISWELDPTPITFEGDPEVTQLVYRYDPRVTWLEDRYYISWCNGYHGPTIGVGYTYDFKTFHQLENAFLPYNRNGVIFPRKINGNYAMYSRPSDTGHTPFGDIFYSESPDMTYWGKHRWVLGPKGGWQATKTGAGPTPIETKDGWLLFYHGVLNSCNGFVYSFGAALLDIDQPWKVLHRTAPYLLSPQTLYECVGDVPNVAFPCAALVDAPTGRIALYYGAADTVTGLAFCQVDEVIDFIKSNSL is encoded by the coding sequence ATGGTGACGACCACAACCACAGAACCGACCATCCTCGGCAGCGCACTGCCCAACATCCCCTGGCAGGAACGCCCGGCTGGCTGCAGCGACGTGGTATGGCGCTACGACGCCAACCCGATCATCCCGCGCAACGCCACCCCCACATCCAACAGCGTGTTCAACAGCGCCGTGGTGCCCTTCGAGGGCGGCTTCGCCGGCGTGTTCCGCTGCGACAACCGCAACCGCGACATGAACCTGCACCGCGGCTTCAGCAAGGATGGCATCAGCTGGGAGCTGGACCCCACCCCGATCACCTTCGAGGGCGACCCCGAGGTGACGCAGCTGGTCTACCGCTACGACCCGCGCGTGACCTGGCTGGAGGATCGCTACTACATCTCGTGGTGCAACGGCTACCACGGCCCGACGATCGGCGTGGGCTACACCTACGACTTCAAGACCTTCCACCAGCTTGAGAACGCCTTCCTGCCCTACAACCGCAACGGCGTGATCTTCCCGCGCAAGATCAACGGCAACTACGCCATGTATAGCCGCCCGAGCGACACTGGCCACACGCCGTTCGGCGACATCTTCTACAGCGAGAGCCCCGACATGACCTACTGGGGCAAGCACCGCTGGGTGCTCGGCCCCAAGGGCGGCTGGCAGGCCACCAAGACCGGCGCTGGCCCGACGCCGATCGAGACCAAGGATGGCTGGCTGCTGTTCTACCATGGCGTGCTGAACTCGTGCAACGGCTTCGTCTACAGCTTTGGCGCGGCCCTGCTCGACATCGACCAGCCCTGGAAGGTGCTGCACCGCACCGCGCCCTACCTGCTCTCGCCGCAGACGCTGTACGAGTGCGTGGGCGATGTGCCCAATGTGGCCTTCCCCTGCGCCGCGCTGGTGGATGCGCCCACAGGCCGCATCGCGCTCTACTACGGCGCTGCCGACACCGTCACCGGCCTGGCCTTCTGCCAGGTGGATGAGGTGATCGACTTCATCAAGTCAAACTCGCTCTAG
- a CDS encoding cellulase family glycosylhydrolase yields MVNRLVRVGSVIAALLFSLQAFAAPTAAQTTSPAQQGFVTRSGSKLLLNGKTFRFAGSNNYYLVYQSQAMADDVLEKAAANGYQVMRLWGSIDIGNQDDSNSINGKANGIYFQYFDPATGQPAYNDGADGLQRLDYVLAKAQSLGLKVVIPFVNNWNNFGGMDQYVRWKGGQYHDEFYTDPTIRAWYKGWISHLLNRTNSITGVQYKNDPTIMTWELGNEPRCKSAGVYPQSDTCTTQTITDWADEMSTYIKTIDQNHLVSVGDEGFYCDPNAANWIDRCGEGVDTLALTALPNIDVMSLHLYPEGWGQTTEWATEFLVKHVKDARKLKKPVMLGEFGLTNKATRNPIYQTWTDEFYKAGGNGALFWMLAGTQDNGTLYPDYDGHNIYCPSPICTTIANFAKKMGGKATTFPPVADDDLAETAFGTPVSITPLGNDIRYGGATISYKSLDLDPATAGRQTSYASGSGSFVLQIDGTILFTPASGFSGKAKASYTIKDSSARLSNVATILITVKPDPNGALTLFSFEDGTESWGPASWQASAGSVAQTSSFVTHGSYGLHISANEDAWFGLQTSELVNLTGKTELKYDIQTGDTGVSSSVALQLGDSWDWCQGPWNWVNSGTSTTVTLDLTALTCTSGGAPNLSQLRAFYIYFGAGQYDIDNIRAQ; encoded by the coding sequence ATGGTGAATCGACTCGTACGTGTCGGAAGCGTCATCGCTGCACTTCTCTTCTCCCTTCAGGCCTTCGCCGCGCCGACGGCGGCCCAAACCACCAGCCCTGCCCAGCAGGGCTTTGTCACCCGATCCGGCTCGAAGCTGCTACTGAACGGCAAGACGTTCCGCTTCGCAGGCAGCAACAACTACTACTTGGTCTACCAGTCGCAGGCCATGGCCGACGACGTGCTGGAGAAGGCCGCCGCCAATGGCTACCAGGTGATGCGGCTCTGGGGCTCGATCGACATCGGCAACCAGGATGACAGCAACTCGATCAACGGCAAGGCCAACGGCATCTACTTCCAGTACTTCGACCCCGCCACCGGCCAGCCCGCCTACAACGACGGCGCGGATGGGCTGCAGCGGCTCGACTATGTGCTGGCCAAGGCCCAGTCGCTCGGCCTGAAGGTGGTCATCCCCTTCGTGAACAACTGGAACAACTTCGGCGGCATGGATCAGTATGTGCGCTGGAAGGGCGGCCAGTACCACGACGAGTTCTACACCGACCCAACGATCCGCGCGTGGTACAAGGGCTGGATCAGCCACCTGCTGAACCGCACCAACAGCATCACCGGCGTGCAGTACAAGAACGACCCAACGATCATGACGTGGGAGCTGGGCAACGAGCCGCGCTGCAAGTCGGCGGGCGTCTACCCCCAGTCCGATACCTGCACCACCCAGACGATCACCGACTGGGCCGATGAGATGTCCACCTACATCAAGACCATCGACCAGAACCACCTGGTGAGCGTGGGCGACGAGGGCTTCTACTGCGACCCCAACGCGGCCAACTGGATCGACCGCTGCGGCGAGGGCGTGGACACCCTGGCCCTGACCGCGCTGCCCAACATCGACGTGATGTCGCTGCACCTCTACCCCGAGGGCTGGGGCCAGACCACCGAGTGGGCCACCGAGTTTCTGGTGAAGCACGTGAAGGACGCCCGCAAGCTCAAGAAGCCGGTGATGCTGGGCGAGTTCGGCCTGACCAACAAGGCCACGCGCAACCCGATCTACCAGACATGGACCGACGAGTTCTACAAGGCGGGCGGCAACGGCGCGCTGTTCTGGATGCTGGCCGGCACGCAGGATAACGGCACGCTCTACCCCGACTACGACGGACACAACATCTACTGCCCCAGCCCGATCTGCACCACCATCGCCAACTTCGCCAAGAAGATGGGAGGCAAGGCCACGACCTTCCCGCCGGTGGCCGACGACGATCTGGCCGAGACCGCGTTTGGCACGCCGGTGTCGATCACGCCGCTGGGCAACGACATCCGCTACGGCGGCGCGACGATCAGCTACAAGTCGCTGGACCTTGACCCGGCCACCGCCGGGCGGCAGACCAGCTACGCCAGCGGCAGCGGCAGCTTCGTGCTGCAGATCGACGGCACCATCCTGTTCACGCCCGCCAGCGGCTTCTCGGGCAAGGCCAAGGCCAGCTACACCATCAAGGACAGCAGCGCCCGGCTCTCGAACGTGGCCACCATCCTGATCACGGTGAAGCCCGACCCCAACGGCGCGCTCACGCTGTTCTCGTTCGAGGATGGCACCGAGTCGTGGGGGCCAGCCAGCTGGCAGGCCAGCGCGGGCAGCGTGGCCCAGACCAGCAGCTTCGTCACCCATGGCAGCTACGGCCTGCACATCAGCGCCAATGAGGACGCATGGTTCGGCCTGCAGACCAGCGAGCTGGTGAACCTAACCGGCAAGACCGAGCTGAAGTACGACATCCAGACCGGCGACACCGGCGTCTCATCCAGCGTGGCGCTCCAGCTGGGCGACAGCTGGGACTGGTGCCAGGGGCCGTGGAACTGGGTCAATAGCGGCACCAGCACCACCGTCACCCTCGACCTAACCGCCCTAACATGCACCTCGGGCGGCGCGCCCAACCTGAGCCAGCTGCGCGCCTTCTACATCTACTTCGGCGCTGGCCAGTACGACATCGACAACATCCGCGCCCAGTAG
- a CDS encoding N-acyl-D-glucosamine 2-epimerase, whose product MITADASTILPQLQQARVQIEQELLGNILPFWIEHTCDEEHGGFYGALSNDLVVHNEYPRSAVVCARILWTYAAAYRAYGKDEYRTMAQRAYEYLKSAFVDPVYGGVYWQIDQDAKPISPRKHSYAQSFAIYGLSEYHRATGDAESLELAKRLFELLEQHAYEPHYGGYIEGCAHDWGLLDDMRLSDLEPNCRKSMNTMLHVMEGYTNLLRVWDSPLLRQRVHEMVEIFLKQIIDPQTYHFKLFFDDAWNASGQTRSYGHDIEGSWLIVEAAEVLDDPKLLAASRSASVEMAWAVYSQGMDSSGGVLYEGHASGPASTDKHWWAQAEAIVGFYNAYQISGHPQFAEAALACWDFVQKYFVDRTHGEWFKVVSRDGTPHLDQVKTGPWECPYHHGRFCLELLARIPAQ is encoded by the coding sequence ATGATAACAGCAGACGCCTCGACGATCCTCCCTCAACTTCAACAGGCCCGCGTGCAGATCGAGCAGGAGCTGCTTGGCAATATTCTGCCGTTCTGGATCGAGCACACCTGCGACGAGGAGCACGGTGGCTTCTACGGCGCGCTCAGCAACGATCTGGTGGTGCATAACGAGTACCCGCGCTCGGCGGTGGTCTGCGCGCGCATCCTGTGGACCTACGCGGCGGCCTACCGCGCCTACGGCAAGGACGAGTACCGCACCATGGCCCAGCGCGCCTACGAGTACCTAAAAAGCGCCTTCGTCGACCCGGTGTACGGCGGGGTCTACTGGCAGATCGACCAGGACGCCAAGCCGATCAGCCCGCGCAAGCACAGCTACGCCCAGTCGTTCGCGATCTATGGCCTGAGCGAGTACCACCGCGCCACCGGCGACGCCGAAAGCCTGGAGCTGGCCAAGCGCCTGTTCGAGCTGCTGGAGCAGCACGCCTACGAGCCGCACTACGGCGGCTACATCGAGGGCTGCGCCCACGACTGGGGCCTGCTGGACGACATGCGCCTGAGCGACCTGGAGCCAAACTGCCGCAAGTCGATGAACACTATGCTGCACGTGATGGAGGGCTACACCAACCTGCTACGCGTGTGGGACAGCCCGCTGCTGCGCCAGCGCGTGCACGAGATGGTCGAGATCTTCCTCAAGCAGATCATCGACCCGCAGACCTACCACTTCAAGCTGTTCTTCGACGACGCATGGAACGCATCCGGCCAGACCCGCTCCTACGGCCACGACATCGAGGGCAGCTGGCTGATCGTCGAGGCCGCCGAGGTGCTGGATGACCCCAAGCTGCTGGCCGCCAGCCGCAGCGCCTCGGTCGAGATGGCCTGGGCCGTCTACAGCCAGGGCATGGACAGCTCGGGCGGCGTGCTCTACGAGGGCCACGCCAGCGGCCCAGCCAGCACCGATAAGCACTGGTGGGCGCAGGCCGAGGCCATCGTGGGCTTCTACAACGCCTATCAGATCTCCGGCCACCCCCAGTTCGCCGAGGCCGCGCTGGCCTGCTGGGACTTCGTGCAGAAGTACTTTGTCGACCGCACCCACGGCGAGTGGTTCAAGGTGGTGAGCCGCGACGGCACACCGCACCTAGATCAGGTGAAGACCGGCCCGTGGGAGTGCCCCTACCACCACGGGCGCTTCTGCCTAGAGCTGCTGGCGCGCATCCCGGCCCAGTAG
- a CDS encoding TetR/AcrR family transcriptional regulator, producing MAESTEKPKVTRMRGEERRALMLKQTAEVFAQHGYAQASIGELARACGVTEPMLYKHFGSKQNLFLLVLRHTGDQFFQSFRDRVNERASRSLEDTLCSLVLDYRDVAIHLQGSALMLLGALIESQDPEVKDAMREHTNELFRLIHGLLVQAQQQKLIPQERDLDAATWGYMSFLFAIQMRAKFRMFDRFSEPMLAESSRLWWQALRLG from the coding sequence ATGGCCGAATCGACCGAAAAACCCAAGGTAACCCGCATGCGTGGCGAGGAGCGCCGCGCCCTGATGCTCAAGCAGACCGCCGAAGTCTTCGCCCAGCATGGCTATGCGCAGGCCAGCATCGGCGAGCTTGCGCGGGCCTGCGGCGTCACCGAGCCGATGCTCTACAAGCACTTTGGCAGCAAACAGAACCTCTTTCTGCTGGTGCTACGCCACACCGGCGATCAGTTCTTTCAGAGCTTCCGCGACCGTGTGAACGAACGGGCCAGCCGCAGCCTTGAGGACACGCTATGCTCGCTGGTGCTCGACTACCGTGATGTGGCAATTCACCTGCAGGGCAGCGCGCTCATGCTGCTGGGCGCGCTGATCGAATCCCAAGATCCCGAGGTCAAAGACGCCATGAGGGAGCATACCAACGAGCTATTTCGGCTTATCCACGGGCTGCTGGTCCAGGCCCAGCAGCAAAAGCTCATCCCCCAAGAGCGCGATCTGGATGCCGCCACATGGGGCTATATGAGCTTCCTGTTCGCGATCCAGATGCGCGCCAAGTTCCGCATGTTCGACAGATTCAGCGAGCCAATGCTGGCAGAGTCAAGCCGGCTCTGGTGGCAGGCGCTACGCCTAGGCTAG
- a CDS encoding alpha/beta fold hydrolase, giving the protein MKLMFQDQTLSFEFLRVLGETVGGGADINECLLTGSRIVEDDLETWFLEWNRTAERIHGIADRCMAEGHPTSARDAYLRASNYYRSAEFFLHIGGHDPRAEDTYDRSRACFLQALPLLPFPAEQVQIPYEGTTLPGYLFRPDNSGKPRPTILRHGGFDSTGEEIFFHATRGALERGYNCLLFEGPGQGYVLRKQGLPFRPDWENVVTPVVDFTLTQRGVDPARLVLIGGSLGGYLAPRAAAFEHRLAACVAIDGLFSFDVPAEATTVLQHAKNEQESQQMLQEMQRRSLNMRWAISQGIWSFAVDTPEEFVARMARYTMEGIAQQIRCPMLVCDAERDHFFDNQPQKLYDALTCERTLLRFTAEDGADEHCHVGADHLLNQRVFDWLDSTLA; this is encoded by the coding sequence ATGAAGCTCATGTTCCAAGATCAGACTCTCTCCTTCGAGTTTCTGCGCGTGTTAGGCGAGACGGTCGGCGGTGGAGCCGACATCAACGAGTGCCTGCTGACCGGATCACGGATCGTGGAAGACGACCTAGAGACATGGTTCCTGGAGTGGAACCGCACCGCCGAGCGCATCCATGGCATCGCCGACCGCTGCATGGCCGAGGGGCACCCCACCAGCGCCCGCGACGCCTACCTACGCGCCAGCAACTACTACCGCTCCGCCGAGTTCTTCCTGCACATCGGCGGGCACGACCCGCGCGCCGAGGACACCTACGACCGCAGCCGCGCCTGCTTTCTGCAGGCCCTGCCGCTGCTGCCCTTCCCCGCCGAGCAGGTACAGATCCCCTACGAGGGCACCACGCTGCCAGGCTACCTCTTCCGCCCCGACAACTCTGGCAAACCCCGCCCAACCATCCTGCGCCACGGCGGTTTCGACTCCACCGGCGAGGAGATCTTCTTCCATGCTACCCGTGGTGCCCTTGAGCGCGGATACAACTGCCTGCTGTTCGAGGGTCCGGGCCAGGGCTATGTGCTGCGCAAGCAAGGCCTGCCCTTCCGCCCCGATTGGGAGAATGTGGTGACGCCGGTGGTCGATTTCACGCTGACGCAGCGGGGCGTGGACCCCGCCAGGCTCGTGCTGATCGGCGGGAGCCTGGGCGGCTACCTGGCCCCAAGGGCGGCGGCCTTCGAGCACCGGCTGGCGGCCTGTGTCGCCATCGACGGGCTGTTCTCGTTCGACGTGCCCGCCGAGGCTACCACAGTTCTCCAGCATGCCAAAAACGAGCAGGAGTCGCAGCAGATGCTGCAGGAAATGCAGCGGCGCTCGCTCAACATGCGCTGGGCCATCAGCCAGGGCATCTGGTCGTTTGCGGTCGACACCCCGGAGGAGTTCGTCGCCCGGATGGCACGCTACACCATGGAGGGCATCGCCCAGCAGATCCGCTGCCCCATGCTGGTCTGCGATGCCGAGCGCGACCACTTCTTCGACAACCAGCCGCAGAAGCTCTACGATGCACTGACGTGCGAGCGGACGCTGCTGCGATTCACTGCCGAGGATGGTGCCGATGAGCATTGCCACGTCGGGGCCGACCACCTGCTCAACCAGCGCGTGTTCGATTGGCTCGACAGCACGCTGGCCTAG
- a CDS encoding helix-turn-helix transcriptional regulator, producing the protein MTHFGERIRDLRKAKGLTQRQFAQQLGIDVTYVSKIENSRKPTPPSEQLIRQMAGLLGSSAEDLLALAGHFNRRELQRVASETPEVATLLRRIQSRQFSAEELRSLLRTMDAVRAS; encoded by the coding sequence ATGACACATTTTGGGGAGCGCATCCGCGATCTGCGAAAGGCCAAAGGCCTGACCCAGCGCCAGTTTGCCCAGCAGCTTGGGATAGATGTGACCTACGTGAGCAAGATCGAGAACAGCCGCAAGCCCACCCCGCCGAGCGAGCAGCTCATCCGCCAGATGGCCGGCCTGCTCGGCTCCAGCGCCGAGGATCTGCTGGCGCTGGCCGGGCACTTCAACCGGCGCGAGCTGCAGCGGGTGGCCTCGGAGACGCCCGAGGTGGCCACGCTGCTGCGGCGTATCCAGTCGCGCCAGTTTTCCGCCGAGGAGCTGCGCTCGCTGCTGCGCACCATGGATGCGGTGCGCGCTAGCTAG
- a CDS encoding peptide ABC transporter substrate-binding protein encodes MRVHTSLAATGLALTTAILLASCGAAPTTQAGAASSTAAPAPGSGQGDTLHLLWLQAPTILNPHLATGTKDFDASRVTYEPLASFDQDGSLVPFLAAEIPSRENGGLAADGKSVTWKLKAGVKWSDGEPFTAEDVKFTYDFLADKATAATTTSTYSAVSGVEVIDPTTVKVRFRDVSPAWSLPFVGTAGLIIPKHIFQGYVGAKAREAPANLKPVGTGPYRVVDFKPGDIVVYEPNPYFREQGKPFFARVELKGGGDPTSAARAVLQTGEVDFTPGLSAAPQVLEQLKAGGKGLVVPASLGGFSERIELNYTDPNAEVDGERSSLKAPHPFFSDSKVRQAFALAVDRTTIAAQVYGPSATPITNAVVEPPTVVSPNTKAEYNLQKAAALLDEAGWKDTNGDGVREKNGVALSILYQTSIVPARQKTQEVIKQALESIGFKVELKSVDNGIFFGSDPNNTDNFNHFYADVQVYTIGNNNPDPGAYLESFTCAKIAQKANSWSGSNRVRYCNPHYDELFQKSTVELDPAKRQQLFIQLNDLLISDVAIIPLVKNASNLGVSSSLEGTSFTPWDSTLWQIKDWRRKAS; translated from the coding sequence ATGCGGGTACACACTTCTCTTGCAGCAACGGGCCTCGCGCTCACCACGGCGATACTGCTGGCCAGCTGCGGCGCTGCGCCCACCACCCAGGCCGGGGCCGCATCCAGCACCGCTGCGCCTGCGCCCGGCAGCGGCCAGGGCGACACGCTGCACCTGCTGTGGCTGCAGGCACCGACCATCCTGAACCCGCACCTGGCCACCGGCACCAAGGATTTTGACGCCAGCCGCGTGACCTACGAGCCACTGGCCTCGTTCGACCAGGATGGCAGCCTGGTGCCCTTCCTGGCCGCCGAGATCCCCTCGCGGGAAAATGGCGGGCTGGCCGCCGACGGCAAATCGGTGACGTGGAAGCTCAAGGCGGGCGTGAAGTGGTCGGATGGCGAGCCATTCACCGCCGAGGATGTGAAGTTCACCTACGATTTCCTGGCCGACAAGGCCACGGCGGCCACCACCACCAGCACCTACAGCGCCGTCAGCGGCGTGGAGGTGATCGACCCAACGACGGTGAAGGTGCGGTTCCGCGACGTCAGCCCCGCGTGGTCGCTGCCCTTCGTGGGCACCGCCGGGCTGATCATCCCCAAGCACATCTTTCAGGGCTACGTGGGCGCGAAGGCCCGCGAGGCCCCGGCCAACCTGAAGCCGGTGGGCACTGGCCCCTACCGCGTGGTCGACTTCAAGCCGGGAGACATCGTGGTATACGAGCCAAACCCCTACTTTCGCGAGCAGGGCAAGCCCTTCTTCGCGCGCGTGGAACTAAAGGGCGGCGGCGACCCGACCTCGGCGGCGCGCGCGGTGCTACAGACTGGCGAAGTCGATTTCACACCGGGGCTTTCGGCTGCGCCGCAGGTGCTGGAGCAGCTGAAGGCGGGCGGAAAAGGGCTGGTGGTGCCCGCCTCGCTGGGCGGCTTCAGCGAGCGGATCGAGCTGAACTACACCGACCCAAACGCCGAGGTCGACGGCGAGCGATCAAGCCTCAAGGCCCCGCACCCGTTCTTCAGCGACAGCAAGGTGCGGCAGGCCTTCGCGCTAGCGGTGGACCGCACCACCATCGCGGCCCAGGTCTACGGCCCATCGGCCACGCCGATCACCAACGCCGTGGTCGAGCCGCCCACGGTGGTCTCGCCGAACACCAAGGCCGAATACAACCTGCAGAAGGCCGCCGCGCTGCTGGACGAGGCGGGCTGGAAAGACACAAACGGCGACGGCGTGCGCGAAAAAAATGGCGTGGCGCTCAGCATCCTCTACCAGACATCGATCGTGCCAGCGCGGCAGAAGACCCAGGAGGTGATCAAGCAGGCGCTGGAGTCGATCGGCTTTAAGGTCGAGCTGAAATCGGTGGACAACGGCATCTTCTTCGGCAGCGACCCCAATAACACCGACAACTTCAACCACTTCTACGCCGACGTGCAGGTCTACACCATCGGCAACAACAACCCCGACCCCGGCGCGTACCTGGAAAGCTTTACCTGCGCCAAGATCGCCCAGAAGGCCAACAGCTGGAGCGGCAGCAACCGCGTGCGCTACTGCAACCCTCACTACGACGAGCTGTTCCAAAAATCAACCGTGGAGCTTGACCCCGCCAAACGGCAGCAGCTGTTTATCCAGCTGAACGATCTGCTGATCAGCGATGTGGCAATCATCCCGCTGGTCAAAAACGCATCGAACCTGGGCGTGAGCAGCAGCCTGGAAGGCACCAGCTTCACGCCGTGGGACTCGACGCTCTGGCAGATCAAAGACTGGAGGCGGAAGGCCTCATGA
- a CDS encoding ABC transporter permease, whose amino-acid sequence MNQFLLRRIAISIPLLLVISMIIFGILALAPGDPMAEFATDPSVSAEVRQNIRQSLGLDEPLPVRYGKWLSAFVQGDMGYSFASRSPVRALLGQRIATTLAVVGTAYLLSVLLAVPLGMLAALRPYSVFDQVSSTLAFVGFSLPTFFTGLLCILLFSVRLGWFPLVYNSTLVVSDWPSLLAQLRQSAMPIGVLTLFQTATMMRFMRSAALEQIYRDYVRTARAKGLHERVVVNRHILRNALIPVVTLVALGVPSVFTGALVTEQVFRVPGIGGLLVSSIQSSDTPVVMAITCIYALLIVIFNLVADMLYGVLDPRVRYT is encoded by the coding sequence ATGAACCAGTTCCTGCTGCGGCGCATCGCGATCTCCATCCCGCTGCTGCTGGTGATCAGCATGATCATCTTCGGCATCCTGGCGCTGGCCCCCGGCGACCCCATGGCCGAGTTCGCCACCGACCCCTCGGTGAGCGCCGAGGTGCGCCAGAACATCCGCCAGTCGCTGGGGCTGGATGAGCCGCTGCCAGTGCGCTATGGCAAGTGGCTGTCGGCCTTTGTGCAGGGCGACATGGGCTACTCGTTTGCCAGCCGCAGCCCTGTGAGGGCGCTGCTGGGCCAGCGCATCGCCACCACGCTGGCGGTGGTGGGCACGGCCTACCTGCTGAGCGTGCTGCTGGCCGTGCCGCTGGGCATGCTGGCGGCGCTGCGGCCCTACTCGGTCTTCGACCAGGTAAGCTCGACGCTGGCGTTTGTGGGCTTCTCGCTGCCCACCTTCTTCACCGGGCTGCTGTGCATCCTGCTATTCAGCGTGCGGCTTGGCTGGTTCCCGCTGGTCTACAACAGCACGCTGGTGGTGAGCGACTGGCCCAGCCTGCTGGCCCAGCTGCGCCAGTCGGCCATGCCAATTGGCGTGCTGACCCTGTTCCAGACCGCCACTATGATGCGGTTCATGCGCTCGGCGGCCCTGGAGCAGATCTACCGCGACTATGTGCGCACCGCGCGGGCCAAGGGCCTGCACGAGCGTGTGGTGGTCAACCGCCACATCCTGCGCAACGCGCTCATCCCGGTGGTGACGCTGGTGGCGCTCGGGGTGCCCTCGGTGTTCACCGGGGCGCTGGTGACCGAGCAGGTGTTCCGCGTGCCCGGCATCGGCGGCCTGCTGGTGAGCAGCATCCAGTCGAGCGACACGCCGGTGGTGATGGCGATCACCTGTATCTACGCCCTGCTGATCGTGATCTTCAACCTGGTGGCCGACATGCTGTACGGCGTGCTTGACCCACGAGTGCGCTACACCTAA